The proteins below are encoded in one region of Phaseolus vulgaris cultivar G19833 chromosome 1, P. vulgaris v2.0, whole genome shotgun sequence:
- the LOC137816593 gene encoding probable pectin methylesterase CGR2, whose product MSRRPVNSSRRFGDSGGGLFSSKSRSPPVLSIALVVLGGLFVVGYFYRGSGGFGSRLDSVSRIEGDYLCSAEVQQSIPILKKAYGDSMHKVLHVGPDTCYVVSKLLKEEETEAWGIEPYDIEEADSSCKALIRRSSVRVSDIKFPLPYRPKSFSLVIVSDALDYLSPRYLNKTLPELVRVSSDGVVIFTGFPTTQKAKVADVSKFGRAAKMRSSSWWVKFFLQINLEENEDASKKFEQASTMSSYIPRCQIFHLKSLH is encoded by the exons ATGTCGAGGAGACCGGTGAATTCTTCTAGAAGGTTCGGTGATAGCGGCGGTGGATTGTTCTCTTCGAAATCTAGGTCGCCGCCGGTTTTGTCGATTGCACTCGTAGTTTtg GGAGGTTTGTTTGTCGTTGGCTATTTTTACCGGGGCTCAG GTGGATTTGGCAGCCGTTTAGATTCTGTTAGCAGGATTGAAG GTGATTATTTGTGCAGTGCAGAGGTCCAACAGTCTATTCCCATTTTAAAGAAAGCATATGGAGATAGCATGCATAAAGTTTTACACGTTGGTCCTGATACTTGCTATGTGGTCTCTAAATTGCTGAAGGAGGAGGAAACTGAAGCCTGGGGAATCGAACCATATGATATAGAGGAGGCTGATAGTAGTTGCAAAGCACTGATCCGTAGAAGCAGTGTGCGTGTGTCTGATATCAAGTTTCCTCTTCCGTACAGGCCAAAATCTTTCTCTCTTGTAATTGTTTCAGATGCTCTGGATTACCTATCTCCAAGATACCTCAATAAAACTCTACCGGAATTAGTGAGGGTATCATCTGATGGTGTTGTAATATTTACTG GTTTTCCTACCACTCAAAAGGCGAAGGTGGCGGATGTTTCTAAATTTGGAAGAGCG GCCAAGATGAGAAGTTCATCCTGGTGGGTCAAGTTTTTCCTCCAGATTAACTTAGAGGAGAACGAAGATGCTTCTAAGAAGTTTGAACAGGCTTCCACTATGAGTTCCTATATTCCAAGATGCCAGATATTCCACTTGAAATCACTCCATTGA
- the LOC137816592 gene encoding uncharacterized protein codes for MNKDESDRNDKEAHDIKLWGVFLFGLVGAAVTAFSLSRSQSRGGSGSSFRSAFQEEASKRYHKRLQGEYEEEVERVERIKRMQSVFNRERDKRRRSYESWRGNGGGSHHQHIQRDDWYWKAEESFREQWANYQHTPGESRNYSLSHHYSVLGLDRFRTTPYTDAEIKIAFRTKAMQYHPDQNHDNREASEAKFKEVICSYEAIQKERKNQNL; via the exons ATGAACAAAGACGAGAGCGATCGGAACGACAAGGAAGCGCATGATATCAAACTTTGGGGAGTTTTCCTATTCGGATTAGTCGGCGCCGCCGTAACTGCCTTCTCC CTGTCCAGGTCGCAGTCAAGAGGAGGGAGTGGCAGTTCTTTTCGATCAGCATTTCAAGAAGAAGCATCGAAGAGGTACCATAAACGACTGCAAGGGGAGTATGAGGAGGAGGTGGAGAGGGTG GAACGTATAAAGCGTATGCAGAGTGTGTTTAATAGAGAAAGGGATAAGCGTAGAAGAAGCTACGAGAGCTGGAGGGGAAATGGTGGTGGTTCACATCATCAACATATTCAAAGAGATGATTGGTACTGGAAGGCCGAAGAATCCTTCAGAGAGCAGTGGGCCAATTATCAACACACTCCAGGAGAGAGCAGAAACTATTCGCTATCACATCACTACTCAGTTTTGGGTCTTGACAG GTTTAGAACAACACCATATACAGATGCTGAGATTAAG ATAGCATTTAGAACCAAGGCAATGCAGTATCATCCTGATCAGAACCATGATAATAGAG AGGCTTCTGAGGCCAAGTTCAAAGAAGTAATTTGTTCATATGAGGCTATACAAAAGGAAAGGAAGAACCAGAATCTGTAA